The window ACGGTATGCACTTGATACATCCATGCTTTCAAAATATTACCGACTGCTTTTAGATTCAAACCTGCCATGTATGAGTACAAGCTTCCCTCATCATTTCTAGTTTGCAGATGTAGAATTTAGAGTTTTCTTTACATACACGCAACCAGTAGCTAAGAGGAAACATAGGTAGAGAAATCGACTTAAACTTACCCACTCAAAATACAAGGTCAACTTCCTAACCTGTTCTCCTCAATGGATTCCTAGATATGATTTAACCCCAAAATGGGGATTTTTGATAAAAGTACGATcattaggaaataaaattaaatacaatagactaaaaaaaaaaaatcaaatttacgACCGTTTGTGTAATATTGGATTTTAATATAGAAGGTATCTCTTGAAAAGATATCTTATTCTATTTGTATTTGCccatataatttctaatttctttttaattaggaaataaattgattttgattgaattAGTGTGACAAAATTCCATGATTCCATGATGCATGCTAAACTCTCCACTAGATGATGCAATTCCAAAATTCAGTATCCGCGAAATTTGATCAGAGGAAATTTGTGTTTTTGCAGGAAAAAGTAACAGAACGCGAACCATAATTATCGTTGTTATAGCAACTGTTGTTTCTGTGATACTCATCTCCTGCATCTGCATCTGCATCTTTTTGAGAATGAGAAAGCCAAAAGACAAAGATGAACGTAAGTGCAAATGAACTACCCCTATTCCTTGTCATTCAAAAagtttctttccattttttgctGGAACGGAATTAGTCtcctcaaaaattttaaaaatattagtgaAAATGCCTCAAGTCATAGTGTTGTTGCTATTGGAGTGACAAAATccttatttgataaaatataatacttattacttaatgactggAGTTAATTTAGTTAAATTgttcttaaattatttacttaaaacttattaatttttacACTAAATATTAACACATTTACCCTTATTAATTTTGAGcaatatttattcttattgcttttaattcataattttcattgatcttaaataataaatttttttatgaaacattcatatttaaagtataatagatacaaaaaatagctataaaaaatttattataaaaaatgaatcataaatatgtaatcgtaattctaaaatatacttctaatatttaaaataaataagacaaaaaaaattgaaattaagaattagttaattattttgatttaattcttaaagttaaaaataactttattataaattattttaccaaacctGTTTAATCTACTCAATaacttatattaatttattaagttattttaagtcattaaattggtttatcaaacacctTTTAAAGAATGAGATTTTATAATGAGGAATAATTGAGTTTTAGCTATTAAATGCAAGATTTTATGTTGAGTAGATATGGAAATGCAACCAAACACTCCTTCAATAAAAGTTCCCTTGTACTAAAGATGCACTTGCTTCATTATACTTGTCTTGTGAAGCTGAAGATGAAATTTTGAGCGTGGAATCCTTGCAATTCAACCTTGGTCCTATTAGAAATGCAACGAAAAACTTTTCTGATTCTAATAAGCTTGGACAAGGAGGATTTGGAGCTGTTTACAAGGTAGTTAAACATCTCcattatatgaaaaaataataataataatctcaGCTCAAACTATTAAATTTCTTTAAGAGTTGATTTGATGTGTCTTAAATATTATAGTTTGTTATGATGTATTTCAGGGTACACTTTCCAATGGACAAGATATAGCCGTGAAAAGGTTGTCCAAGGGCTCTGGACAAGGAGAATTAGAATTCAAGAATGAAGTTCTATTAGTGGCCAAGCTTCAACATAGAAATTTGGTTAGACTCCTAGGTTTCTGCTTAGAAGGAATAGAAAGACTTCTCATCTATGAGTTTGTGCCTAATACAAGTCTCGATCATTTTCTATTTGGTATGGTTTAACCTTTgcctaaattttatatttactttGAATCATTTCTTTTGTAATCTTTTAAATAGAGAATGATCAAGTTAAGAGCATATAGTTCATTCCAATGACATGCATTTACAAATATGCAGATCCTATTAAGCGTCTGCAATTATATTGGGAAAGGCGTTACAAAATTATAGTTGGCATTGCTCGAGGACTTTTGTATCTCCATGAAGATTCTCGACTTCGAATTATTCATCGTGACCTCAAAGCTAGCAATATTTTGCTAGATAAAGAAATGAATCCTAAAATTGCAGATTTTGGTATGGCAAAGATATTTTCATTGGATCAAACTCAAGGTGATACAAGTAGGATTGTGGGAACCTAGTAAGTATTAAGATCTTGCTACAGCTAACAATTATGATGATCTtgtatgttttcaaattttaatttttttgttgataaaaCTGTATATCTCTAAGACTAGTGTCTTAGCAAAGTAATCTCAAAATTTTAGCAAATATTTCATTATACTCCCTAACATAATCATGAATTCTATtatcaaaaatgaaattgatctaattaattataatatgcaGTGGATATATGGCTCCAGAGTATGCAATGCATGGGAATTTCTCAGTTAAGTCAGATGTCTTTAGTTTTGGTGTGCTggttttagaaattattagCGGTCAAAAGAACTCTTGTTTCCGCAATGGGGAGAATGTGGAAGACCTTATAAGCTTTGTAAGTATGAATATCTCTATGGTAAATTAGTCAATTCCTAGAAGTATTAGACTAGCTAGTAAAGCACACAAAATTGAAAGGCTTAAACAACTATCTTTGACATTGCATGTGTACATTGTCAAATTATTGCAGGCATGGAGAAGTTGGAGGGATGGGTCAGCTCCAAATGTGATAGATCCTTCGGTGAGCTCTGGCTCAAGAAGTGAAATTATGAGATGCATACATATTGGGTTGTTATGTGTTCAAGAAAATGTAGCTGACAGACCCACAATGGCTTCAGTTGTTCTCATGCTTAGTAGCTACTCTATCACTCTCCCATTACCTTCACAACCTGCTTTTTTTATGCACAGTAGCATGGACACAGAGGCACCCTTGCTGCAGGACTCTGATTCTGGGGCAACTAGGTCTTCTGATAATGCTTTGTCCGTCAATGATGCTTCAATTACTGAGCTCCACCCTCGTTAGTGTTGTGGGGAAGCAGGTTATATATGTTGAAATGTGactcttctttgttttctttgttccaGATCAATTTCTATGACcccatttattttgcatatcAAATCGATCTTGATTTTTGCTTTCTTGAATACTCATGTGTGATATCCCAAACGTCATCATTGTTCAAGGATTAAAATAAGAAGTTTTGCTTGGGAATGCTCCAAAGTTTTTATTGATCTAGATATGTAgagatttgaatttaaaaactGCCCATTGATGATGCAAAGTTGTTAATGCCAGCAAGAGTGCACGTTGACTGGTCGATTTCCTGGCTTGCCTTCAACCACATCTATCCCAATTAACTCATTTACAAACAACATACTTGACCGATAGTATTGCAGATACCTATTATTCCAAGCTGTGTTAGTTTATTCTTATGCTCCTTTGGAAAATTGATAAGCCAAGTTTTGGTCGGTGTGCGGCGACTCCTGTCCCTATCAGCTTGTTCAAACCGCGTCTTTGACCACTCCACTGGAAACCAAGCCTTGTctgatttcatcatttttattaattaaatctGAGCactttgattaattaaatatgagGTAGCCACTGGGGGTACGTAGGAAGCAAAGAGGGgagaaaaaatttgaataaaaaaattaaacaaaaattgtgAATCTATTGTATGGGTGTGGGGGGTTGGTGGGGGGATGGGGGATGAGAGGGACTTGGGTGGGTGAAATCTAGAAATTCGAGTGATGATTTGCTTAAAACCTTCTATGGAAAGAGGTGAAAAGGATATTTGATTGGATAAAGTCAAAATCTTTTTATTCCTGAAACTCCGTGGATCCGATCTGGTGTTAATGGTGCATGTATGTGAATGGGAATGTCAGCTTTTGGTTCAGCAAAGGCGTGTCAAACTTGGCCACATGATTTTCTGTTTCACAAAACCACAATCACAGTGTACATGAGTAGAAAAAAATTTAGGCGAGATTTGTTTTCTATCTGAAATATAATTAAGTCTGTATTTATATAatctaaataaatattcaagTAAATGTCatttaaatacaaattaaagtaaaaatatcatttaccACACACTTCCTGTCTATCATATTTGAGAAGCCCAGTGGGAACCATCCTTAGATTGAATAGAATTCTGCATTATTCAATGTCTCATTTCGTATTTCGAGGGAAACGCATTTAATTGACCGTTCCCTTGTGCCTCTGCCTTTCTTCAGGGGACTCTTTCCTTCTTCAATCAACTCTCTGCACATGGACCTCCAATACCTAATCGTAGACTGactccctttctttttttccttttttttttttttttttttaatacagaATCTTAAACCATCTCCCGGTTTATACTTTTCTAGTTAAGCTGATCATGTTAACCATTCttctcaaattttctgaaaaccttctcttatttttctgtttctaaATGAGTTGACCACAACTCCTCAGCTCGTCATTTCTATTTTCTGAGTCTTTGAAATACATAAAGCCTCTGTAAGTACTAAATAGATTGAAGAGCTCATCCATCTTACAAATTATGAATTCAAAGGTGGGAAAGATGACGATAATGGATCCTCCAAgatttcttctcttcctttatCCCTTCCTCACACTTCACCTTCTTGCCGTAACAGTCCTTGCTCAGCCAGACTTCCTCTACCACTTCTGCATAGAGGGTGTTGGTAACTACACAGGTAATAGCACCTACAAGGAAAACCTCAACACCCTCCTCTCTTCTCTCCCCTCAGACAACGCAATCGACTACGGCTTTTATAATTTCTCCGCCGGCCAAAACTCTGAAAGAGTCAACGCAATTGGGCTTTGCAGAGGAGACGTTACACCAGATGCTTGCCGGAGTTGTCTCAATGACTCCAGGCTTCAACTCACTGAGCTCTGTCCCAA of the Vitis vinifera cultivar Pinot Noir 40024 chromosome 10, ASM3070453v1 genome contains:
- the LOC132252507 gene encoding cysteine-rich receptor-like protein kinase 44, which encodes MAMSYLELTFFLSCLLIQLVPFTVAQYFPKEECISDRGNYTDNSTYQADLNSLLTSFSNTQVEYGFYNSSVGEVNGIGLCRGDLTPDTCRSCINNSSQDIQRLCPNYKEAVLYYDLCMLRYSDRSIFGTVETSHSYGLVNGQNFSDIDRSVEERDNLLLDLQEKAASGGPLLKYATNETSAGSETIYGLAQCTPDLEDQECSNCLAVLNSIYADSFKYKQGGNAKAPSCNFRYEIYSFYDPLPDAPAPSPTNSSPPPPNDVTTGDGKSNRTRTIIIVVIATVVSVILISCICICIFLRMRKPKDKDEPEDEILSVESLQFNLGPIRNATKNFSDSNKLGQGGFGAVYKGTLSNGQDIAVKRLSKGSGQGELEFKNEVLLVAKLQHRNLVRLLGFCLEGIERLLIYEFVPNTSLDHFLFDPIKRLQLYWERRYKIIVGIARGLLYLHEDSRLRIIHRDLKASNILLDKEMNPKIADFGMAKIFSLDQTQGDTSRIVGTYGYMAPEYAMHGNFSVKSDVFSFGVLVLEIISGQKNSCFRNGENVEDLISFAWRSWRDGSAPNVIDPSVSSGSRSEIMRCIHIGLLCVQENVADRPTMASVVLMLSSYSITLPLPSQPAFFMHSSMDTEAPLLQDSDSGATRSSDNALSVNDASITELHPR